One Primulina huaijiensis isolate GDHJ02 chromosome 8, ASM1229523v2, whole genome shotgun sequence genomic region harbors:
- the LOC140983534 gene encoding uncharacterized protein isoform X1 has product MIMLQECFFSPSIELYREHTLEHMGALWTAWRSSLNVDYVRPCKTKAEVLKNVPQGFNSKEWDWLVTNKFLTDEFQKNSNQNSNNRVNGVIPHRTRSKPHRQLIYEMGGKDNNPPDIAKIFYKTRHKNGKLVEPEAQEKYDEIVKTVQSNSSLSHIEVVEKCFGPQCHSHVFGFGGGMKRKHFNCSQAAYIKDLEAKLHEKEEENNNLKRRMDGIESRLAKIENENQATSDAPTMSGEDDTLP; this is encoded by the exons ATGATTATGTTGCAAGAATGTTTTTTTAGTCCTAGTATAGAATTATATCGTGAGCATACTTTGGAGCATATGGGTGCTTTGTGGACAGCATGGAGGTCATCCTTGAACGTTGATTATGTGAGACCTTGCAAAACTAAAGCtgaagttttaaaaaatgtgcCACAAGGGTTTAATTCTAAAGAATGGGACTGGCTTGTAACTAATAAGTTCCTAACTGATGAGTTTCAG AAAAACAGTAACCAGAATTCTAATAATCGGGTAAATGGAGTAATACCTCATCGAACTAGAAGCAAGCCGCACAGACAACTGATATATGAAATG GGAGGCAAGGATAATAACCCACCTGATATTGCAAAAATTTTCTATAAGACTCGACATAAAAATGGAAAGCTTGTTGAGCCAGAAGCGcaagaaaaatat GATGAGATTGTGAAGACTGTTCAATCTAATTCATCACTCTCACATATTGAGGTTGTTGAAAAGTGTTTTGGACCACAGTGTCATAGTCATGTCTTTGGATTTGGAGGTGGAAtgaaaagaaaacattttaattgTTCACAAGCTGCTTATATAAAAGATCTTGAGGCTAAGCTCCAcgagaaagaagaagaaaataataaCCTTAAGAGGCGCATGGATGGAATTGAAAGTAGATTAGCCAAAATCGAGAATGAAAACCAAGCAACTTCAGATGCACCTACAATGTCTGGTGAAG
- the LOC140983534 gene encoding uncharacterized protein isoform X2, whose product MTEDGESGESSYVVTDKYVDDLATQKARKVRGKNKNKKIVALKSGEKLEIEFYNNRAVGKHHRYWSRHLGKIVRDKHICPIQVKTWKELTELDKQHMWDSVKGGKDNNPPDIAKIFYKTRHKNGKLVEPEAQEKYDEIVKTVQSNSSLSHIEVVEKCFGPQCHSHVFGFGGGMKRKHFNCSQAAYIKDLEAKLHEKEEENNNLKRRMDGIESRLAKIENENQATSDAPTMSGEDDTLP is encoded by the exons ATGACTGAAGATGGTGAAAGTGGTGAATCGAGCTATGTCGTTACAGACAAATATGTTGATG ATTTAGCAACTCAAAAGGCGAGAAAAGTTAGAGgaaaaaataagaataagaaAATTGTAGCTTTAAAAAGTGGAGAAAAGTTGGAGATCGAATTCTACAACAATCGTGCAGTGGGAAAACATCACAGATATTGGTCGAGACACTTGGGTAAAATCGTGCGCGACAAGCATATCTGCCCTATACAAGTGAAAACTTGGAAAGAGCTGACTGAATTAGACAAGCAACACATGTGGGATTCAGTGAAG GGAGGCAAGGATAATAACCCACCTGATATTGCAAAAATTTTCTATAAGACTCGACATAAAAATGGAAAGCTTGTTGAGCCAGAAGCGcaagaaaaatat GATGAGATTGTGAAGACTGTTCAATCTAATTCATCACTCTCACATATTGAGGTTGTTGAAAAGTGTTTTGGACCACAGTGTCATAGTCATGTCTTTGGATTTGGAGGTGGAAtgaaaagaaaacattttaattgTTCACAAGCTGCTTATATAAAAGATCTTGAGGCTAAGCTCCAcgagaaagaagaagaaaataataaCCTTAAGAGGCGCATGGATGGAATTGAAAGTAGATTAGCCAAAATCGAGAATGAAAACCAAGCAACTTCAGATGCACCTACAATGTCTGGTGAAG